From a region of the Daphnia pulicaria isolate SC F1-1A chromosome 1, SC_F0-13Bv2, whole genome shotgun sequence genome:
- the LOC124320964 gene encoding uncharacterized protein LOC124320964 — MSSAESPTNRMPQLGPLIPPLNFSFKSESSNNNNNANMSSTSPASVSASSVVVSSSALAAAANHPHVNLQQQQQQPNPAALDQYRIQLYNYAMAERLRFAGVGHPAAAFMNPYAGQVAAAAALSAQLGSRNSANNSAPANNASTPSQQQQQQHQSTDLSSFFFTYAAAKFQQQQQQQQQQQQQHCDPRLFHHHQQSAAAALMRGGHPGGLVGLAEEPKPQHSYIGLIAMAILGSPDKKLVLSDIYQYILDNYAYFRSRGPGWRNSIRHNLSLNDCFIKAGRSANGKGHYWAIHPANIEDFTKGDFRRRKAQRKVRKHMGLAVDEEDSPTPPPSPVTAHHVAASLAAGWGLHHHHHGHHHGVEALGGGMHPQHHHRNLMMEHHHSVLMMAAAAAASAAPIPHMTSLSPSASSDDGQQQVGNNHHQHRHQQQSHPPGIVGSSAPARKRLFDVASLLGRNDHPQPTRHEEQHVMAGERQRQTDEEEERSSGAGSSQSHEEEDAGRRNDNKRIKIELDEDVDVVSEDSEEDDHLRRLGSTSPPQTHNLSGDVDPAKSLASSPAVPSSPIAAAAAAAAAAAAAAAAGLWRFPQPTSNGGSGILQQQPISSAGSLRLPLIGPHRLINNNGHHFSHHQQQAAAYLHQQQQQLSSGGTPLNHSVPSGMEQLTKYYEQVAEVMRINCLQQQQQQQQLQQLQQQRDSTSSAAGPKNSAASLTAKH; from the coding sequence ATGAGTAGTGCCGAGTCGCCAACGAACCGGATGCCTCAGCTGGGCCCCCTTATTCCGCCGCTCAATTTCTCCTTCAAAAGCgaatccagcaacaacaacaacaacgccaaCATGTCGTCGACTTCGCCGGCCTCCGTTTCGGCTTCTTCCGTCGTCGTTTCCTCGTCGGCCCTGGCCGCCGCCGCTAATCATCCGCACGTCaatctccagcagcagcagcagcagcctaatCCGGCGGCGCTGGATCAGTACCGCATCCAGCTCTACAATTACGCCATGGCCGAGCGGCTGCGCTTCGCCGGAGTCGGCCATCCGGCAGCCGCTTTCATGAACCCTTACGCCGGACAGgtagccgccgccgccgctctaTCGGCCCAGCTGGGCAGCAGAAATTCCGCCAACAATTCCGCACCCGCCAACAATGCATCAACTCcaagtcaacaacaacagcaacaacaccaaTCCACCGATTTGAGTTCGTTTTTCTTCACCTACGCGGCGGCCAagttccagcaacaacaacagcagcaacagcagcagcaacaacagcactgCGATCCCCGGCtgttccaccaccaccagcaatcGGCCGCCGCTGCCCTGATGCGCGGAGGTCATCCGGGCGGACTGGTGGGCCTGGCGGAAGAGCCTAAACCGCAGCACAGTTACATCGGCCTGATCGCCATGGCCATCCTGGGCTCGCCGGACAAGAAGCTGGTCCTCAGCGACATCTACCAGTACATCCTGGACAATTAcgcttacttccggtccaGGGGACCTGGCTGGCGCAACAGCATCCGCCACAATTTGTCGCTCAACGACTGTTTCATCAAGGCCGGCCGGAGTGCCAACGGCAAGGGCCACTACTGGGCCATCCACCCGGCCAACATTGAGGACTTCACCAAGGGCGACTTCCGGCGGCGCAAGGCCCAGCGCAAGGTCCGCAAGCACATGGGACTGGCCGTCGACGAGGAGGACTCAccgacgccgccgccgtcgcccGTCACGGCCCATCACGTGGCCGCCTCGCTGGCCGCCGGATGGGGcctccatcaccaccaccacggccACCACCACGGGGTGGAGGCCCTGGGCGGCGGAATGCATCCGCAGCATCACCACCGCAATCTCATGATGGAGCACCACCACTCGGTCCTGATGATGGCCGCCGCGGCCGCCGCATCCGCCGCACCCATTCCGCACATGACGTCGCTGTCGCCGTCGGCTTCGTCCGACGACGGCCAGCAGCAGGTCGGCAACAATCACCACCAGCACCGGCATCAGCAGCAGTCTCATCCGCCCGGAATTGTAGGGTCGTCGGCTCCGGCCCGGAAGCGTTTGTTCGACGTGGCCAGTCTGCTGGGCCGGAATGATCATCCGCAACCAACCCGTCACGAGGAACAGCACGTCATGGCCGGTGAGCGCCAGAGGCAAACGGATGAAGAGGAGGAACGCAGTTCCGGCGCCGGAAGCAGTCAGAgtcacgaagaagaagatgccggAAGGCGGAACGATAATAAGCGGATCAAGATCGAACTGGACGAGGACGTCGACGTGGTGAGCGAAGACTCGGAGGAGGACGATCACCTCCGCCGGTTGGGATCGACCAGTCCGCCGCAGACCCACAATCTTTCCGGCGACGTCGATCCGGCCAAGTCGTTGGCCTCTAGTCCGGCCGTTCCGTCGTCGCCCATcgcggcggcggctgctgctgctgcggctgctgcggccgccgctgccgccggaTTGTGGCGCTTCCCCCAACCGACCAGCAACGGAGGAAGCGGAatcctccagcagcagccgatatCCAGCGCCGGATCGCTGCGGCTTCCGCTGATTGGGCCTCACCGGCtcatcaacaacaacggccACCATTTcagccaccaccagcagcaggcgGCGGCCTACctgcaccagcagcagcagcagctctcgtCCGGCGGCACTCCGCTCAATCATTCCGTGCCTTCCGGCATGGAGCAGTTGACCAAGTATTACGAGCAAGTGGCCGAGGTGATGCGGATCAACtgcctgcagcagcagcagcaacaacaacaattgcaACAACTCCAACAGCAACGCGATTCGACCTCGTCGGCAGCCGGACCCAAGAATTCCGCCGCCAGTTTGACGGCCAAACATTAA